A window of Benincasa hispida cultivar B227 chromosome 9, ASM972705v1, whole genome shotgun sequence genomic DNA:
ttgatttaaaaatacTAACGGGATAAAGTTCTCAGAAAATCAGACCATACATATTCTGGCCCATAATTAGTTAACAATTGGGCCAATTAATTGGGCTTGGAATGGATCGTGGGCTAAAGTGATCAGAAATCGGGCCCATAATCGGCCTCCAATGTCCACAGTTATGTAGTATATAAAACgagggattttttttcttcccgTCTGTTCGCCGATTAGGGTTTCTTCAGAGAAGTAGCAAGGACCAGAATCCATCATGGTAGTCTTCCTTTCATTGTTCTTTGCTCTTTGTTTGGATCTTCTACCTGTTAATGATTCTATGCTGTGTTTGGTTTGAGAATTTAACTTTTAACTGGGAAAACTAAAGCGTGTTCTTCATTCTTTAATCTTATCCTATTTGATTCCGAGTGCTGGGAGGTGAAGTCTCGTAAAATTCTTTTTGACGTGGCTAAAATTGTCGGTTTTGTGGAGCCTAGCAGATAAGCTAATGTTTTGTTAATGCATATGTAATCTAGGATATTGGATTGACGAGTTCCGGGATTGTTTATTGGTATTTATTAAGGGCATTGTTCTTTTAGAAGTTTATGCTGTACTATGCAGTGTGGTTATTTGATGTTTCCCCCCCTTTTAGTTTGTTGATTTTTCGTAAGTGTTAATGCAGTAGATCTGGTTTCAATATAGTCGAATTGGACAACAAATTAGTATGTTGATACTTGAGAGACTAGAAATGCCATTGTAAACTTACTTTGAAATTCACTCAAGATTATGTTCTGGTTTTTCTCAACTCAATCATTTTTTGTTCATAGTTGTCGATTATGTTTTCCTATACAAGCGTTTCATTGAATTTGGGGGCTATGTATATGTgtctgtgtgtgtgtgtatatatatatatatatatatctgtatTGTGCACAGTTCTAATGTATGATCTTAaaattctagtttttttttttaaaaattttatttgaatgataTTAAATCTTCTGCTAAATAGGTGAACGTTCCAAAGACGAAGAAGACTTACTGCAAGAGCAAGGAATGCAGAAAGCATACCTTGCACAAGGTTACCCAATATAAGAAGGGTAAGGACAGTCTTGCAGCTCAAGGAAAGCGTCGTTATGATCGTAAACAATCAGGATATGGAGGACAAACCAAGCCCGTCTTTCATAAGAAGGTGAACATCTCTCTTCCAAGATCTGTTCAACCCAAAATCAGAATTTGTTTATTCTCCTTGAATAAGTAATCGTGAGATGTTTAACTTTCCTTCCAGGCCAAAACTACAAAGAAGATTGTGCTAAGGTTGCAATGTCAGGGTTGCAAGCACGTCTCACAGCATCCCATTAAGGTTTGTGTTACAAGAAAATTTCCCTTTCGTTAGTGTTTATATGCTAATATCAACTATAAGGATGGAGAGAACTCTTATTTTAGTCATTCTTCGATTTCTTCATCGTTAATATCTACATTCTATCATTTGTTAATGCAGAGATGCAAGCATTTTGAGATTGGTGGAGACAAGAAGGGAAAGGGAACTTCTCTATTTTAGATGCATTAACATTGTCATTCACTATATATTGCTGTTTTAGGGAGTCAGAATTATGGGCTGTTTCTGCCCTTTGCTTTTTGTTTGGTGTTTTTGATATTTGGGAACGTTTTTACTTGTTGAATTTTGTTTATTGTATCAGTTTATAATGGAACCTAGCTTATCCTCTACCAAATTTCTGGTTTTGAAACCTCACATTTTCGTTTGATGTCTCATTTAAATCTTAGGTGACATTTTcatatgaaatttcaaaatgttacgtttttctttttgaatttttagctttattttaatttgattgggGAAGATTTAAGATTTACACTATTTACTCTGTCTAGGTTCTaatgtttataatttaaaataaggaTAATTAAGGTTCgacaattattttgtttttgaaaattaaatctatgcAAATTGCttttatctccaaatttcttcttttgttatctaatatttaccaatggtttaaaaaagtAGGTCAAATTttcagaataaaaaaaaaaggtagcttttaaaaaattgtttttatttttaaaattttggtaaGAATTTAatcaattgtacttaagaaagaagtaaaattattataagaaatgtgaatgaaaactaaaaaattaaggttctattttataattcattttgtttttaaaaattaaatctattttatttacatttttttataatgatatGTATCTTTTTTAACTACCATggttaaatttttagtcattaTAAATTCTTTCAATAATTTGGAATTTAAGCTTTTAAAAAGAGCAAGAGCCAAAGTTTTAACATAAGAAAGATGAAGTATATATTCAATTAGGTACAGATTCTTTTTCTCTTAGGATCCTTTGTAATGATTCAACGAATTATCAATAATATCAAAATCCGGCGAATGGATCCATGTCGACTCTAATGGGCCAGTCCAAatggttattttaaattgaCTAATTGAATAGTTATCTTGAAATATCAAAGTGAGCATgcggataaaaatataaaaatgaattcTAACGATcaaatggaaattaaaaaagTGTCAAAGTTTAAACTCAATACCTAAGATCAAAAGAGGGAATCTTTCCTGAAACAAAAGAGATGCTCAAAGGTTCTCACAGTACTATATGCCCTTTTGTGAAAGGTGAGAAATGAGGATGAAAATGACagtaacaaaagaaaaagaaaagagcaaaattgttttcatatACTTCAGGGGATACTTTATCCATTCACCGGGTATGAAGTTACAGCATGAACGTAGTAGTTTAGTAATTTCCTTCTCACATAGATTACACATTCAAAAAAGAATGTTCTTTCATCGTCAAAATTGATGGGTTCTTCTTATTCAAAATCTTTGCTCGAAATCTCAAACAAACAAGGGTTTTGATCATTGAGCTGGGTCATCCTcatataaattttgttaaaacCAATGGATTATTAATCAATCCATTGAAGCTTTATACCTGGTTGATCCTGGCTTTGGCAAACCTTCAAATATCGACTTGGTTACCTTTGCAGATGAAAGTGCTTGAAGATCTGTTTTCAAACTCCAAGAAGATGTTGACCACATGGATGAGGAAgaatttcctttttcaactTCCTGTAAATTACATGTACTTGATGATCTTCTCATAAACGAGTCTCCTCCCAAATCATCCGTTAAATTTGGTGTCAATTTACTCACTTCAGTAACCCCATTTGATGCTGCAGCATTAGTTCTTGCAAGAGCTCCTTTCAGTCTCACCTCTAAGCTTTTTCTTGTCAATGACAAACAGTCACCATTATTGCTGGCATACGTCTTGTTCGAAATGCTTTCGGTAGCGGTGGAGAAGTCCGCCATAGATTTCTGGCGTCTTCTGACCCGTTTTTCACCCCCTTTGATCGAGTCAGTTGTTCCATTTTGAGCGGTAACGACATCTGTGAATTCAACGTTTTCAAAAGGAAAACCATTTGCAAAGCTTCTTGATTTTCTATGGCGGCCTCCACGGAGATTAGGGGAGGATGCTAGCAGGGGATGAGCTCCCAAATGGTCGAATTCACCTTTTCTGTAGGCAGTCATTTCACAGATTGCTGGTATGTTCGTTTGATGGGTGGCTTGTAAGGGAGTTTTGAGTGCGGAGGATTTCATTCTCAGTGATTGGAATGAGTCCAATAGATTAAAGGATATGAGTCGAGTTGAATCTTGCTCACAATTACTCTTCCTGTAGAAGCTTTTATATGAGTATATATACAAACAATAACTAATTTCAAGCTAAAACATACAGCCGCTAACTGAATGTGGATGCAAATAAGGGTAAAGAAATTTGTAACCTATAAGAAGTTTGATCGAAAGACCAGTTCTGTTTTTATTCCAGTGTCAATCGGAATATTCAGCTTGCAACTGCCTTTCGAGAGTAACGgattattttctttgttttattttcgtCTTTTAGTTTCAGGAGCCGGGATTTCAACAACTAATTTCAAGACAGATGTATAAATTCTAATTATGCTTATGTTGACAAATGAGTAACAAATCTAGTTAACTATTACGTGAGTTCTTTTGGACTAAAAAACATCTCATTGAAAATGATAATTAATCTCTGAGATGAAGTTCAAGATATTAAAATCACAAGTACTACTATTAGGGGGGAGAATCAGACTTTTGGTTTCAGGAGTCAGGATTCAAACATCTAACTTCAAAATAGATGTATATATTTTAGTTATGCTCATGTTGACAAATGAATAACAGATCTAGTTAAGTATAAGCTGAGTTATATTGtggactaaaaaaaatataattgggAATAATAGTTAACCTCCGAGAAAGGGCTCAAGATATTAGAATCACAGGTACTACTACTAGGTAGAGAATCCGACTTTTTAGTTTCAGGAGTCAGGATTTGAACATCTAACTTTAAGATAGATGCATGTCTCAATTATGCTTGGGTTGGTAAATGAGTAATATATTTAGTTAACTATCAACTGTGTTATATTGTAGactaaaaaacatataaaacgTATAATTGGGAATGATAATTAACCTTTGAGATGGGGGCTCCGGAGATATGAATCATAAGTGCTATGGGGAGAATTCAATCTTATACTACAAACAAAATTGAAGCAGCTTATTACATTGTTCAGGCATGAAacttgagaagaaaaaaaaaacaaacctgGGAATGTCAAGATCTTCAGATAAGTGAGGAGAAGGGTGCTTTCCAGGAGTTGGAATCTGTAGTGATTTGAGAGCAAACATTTGATGGTCTGTAACCAATGCATTCATTCTCTTGATGTCCGAGACCTATTACATTCATTTACATAATTTTGTTGCTACAATGAACGCATATATAGAACATATATGATAGATTGAGAAGAACAATATACTGAGAAGCAGAAAATTAAAGTTCTACCATGTAGACCCTTTGTTCTGTGGCACAGGGGACATGAAAAAATTCCAAGCCATTTGAAGTTTTTATTCACGATTCAACATTCCTACTTTATTTATACTtttgttaaagaaaaataaagggaaAGTTCAACTTTTACCAAAGTACAAGGACAATCAATCTTTTGccctaaaatttcaatttcaatcatCTTTCTTTGAAGTACAAATTCATATTAACATGTTATATAATTCTTGGTAGAAGGTAAGAAATTGGAATATTATTGAAATAGAGTTTGAATAGAATCAAAGTAAGCATGACTTAACTATAATTGGTAGGATAAGAATTgacaatttcaaataaaaatctcTATTTGTATTTTCATATAttacatcttttaaaataattttactcCAAGATACTAAAAGTTTATTATGAAAAAagaattgcaatttttttctagTACAACAAATTGAATGTGAAGTATGAAGATTTGAACTTTTAGACTTAAAGCAAGAGGGTAAAGTAACATCGCAATTTAGAATACAAGTATGTTTGAGACAAAAACAAAgtgtaggttttttttttttttcaatatagcCAATAATATGTATGACAAATTTCATCTGTCCAATAAAAGTATCTCTACCattatatttattacaaacATATTTTCTATTGAGTACAAATTTAGTTCCTCGATTTGATAATTATGTCTGAACTCTATTTAattcatgaattttttaaattgtgaATTTAGTCTAAAAAGCtttcaaatttcataatatgcaaaatctaatataaaattcaaacttatcaattaatttttaaaaattttaatattgttatAAACCTAtctaacacaaaattaaaacacattaaattcaaatcaaatagATCCTTTGAGCCAAGGTCCCACACCCTGCTATACtaaaagaaataacctaaaagaAAATGGTTTCAATTTTCAAGTACTATTCATTACTACTCCCTGAATTAAAATCACAATATATGATCAAGATTCCTCCAATCATCATCCATATGTAGATCATCTTTCCCCAGGTGAAAAGGttgcaaagaaaagaaaaaatagaagaaaaattgaGAAACAGAATTAAACCTTTTGAATCAAAGAAGAAACAAAGAGGAACCAAAAAACGAATGAACAATAAACAAATTCAGAATGTATAATATAATTACCTCGACGCCGTACTTTATAGCAATCCCGGCAAGAGTATCGAACTTTGAAACAGGATGCTCGATGTAGCCAACGCCAGAAAACAATGAAATCGAGGACAAATCTTCAGAAGAGCTGGTTGCATTGATCTCCATTTTGTTCTGCATCGTCCGATTTACACTAATGCCGTTGCTGTGAATAAGATTGTAATCACGATTCTCCTCGTAACTTCCTCTTCCCTTTTCCATCCGCTCCTCTCAAATTCATCATCCAAAATTCATTGAAAGTTTCAGATGGATCATCAAGCCAAAGGTGAAAGATGATCAGATCTAGAATGTATGTATGATCAACAGAAACAGGATTTAGGAGGAAGGATTTTCAAAAGTAGAAGAAAttgcagaaaatggaaattGAGAGTTGGCTCCGAAGGTATCGATCTAGATTCCTTTTTAGGGCAAATGTGGCGAAATCCTCGAAGAACTCGTCTGGATCAACGTCGTCCCCAAATTTTCAgggaaagagagagaaacaaaCCTCATTTTCATCCGTTCATCTCCATTCACAAACGAATTTCATGCACTCTTCCATTAGAAAACTCAGAAACTTCAGACAATTTCGATTCATCTCATCATTTTCGTTTGTGTTTGCCTGAATTGCAATTTAACGATTTCGTAAAATTTACCCGCGCGTTTTATATTTTTCGAAGCCACTGTTCGTTTCAAACTGAACATCCAAGTCTCATATTTGTGTTTgccaacatatatatatattttttaaagatttatatttttaaaagcaaaattaaaatttcttttaaaaatggtTATCCATGGTTTATTTGTAAAACCTACGTGTAAAGAAGTATATGAATTAATGTAGGAATGATTTTCAAAAGTAATTGTAATAAATGATATAAATTGATTGattcatgaaaatttagaattttgatgattcaaattataagttttatagGATATTGGTCGAATGAAACCTTTAATGTACTTACGAAAGTTTTAGATATGATTATTAGTCTAGTGTTGTAATTGATATAACCCTAAAATTTATGAGTATAAAATGATATTTGTTTCACTAAAACATTcgtatgtcaattgagttatgttcattttaatcgaattaatttatgttgattaaatattttaatggaAGGAGATACATGTGGCGTGAAGTGCAAATTGCAAAAATGAACTTCTAGGTGAACTTACAATTAGAACATCCAATCCGAGAGCATAGTCTTCTCTAAAATGTTTATGACTTAACTTTCATATCGCAATGGTTGATTAAAAAGAGAAACGGAGAGctcagagagagagagagagaaatttagaaattagagaaaaaacTAGGATGGtttacaaataaagaaaaatgagtcaacttatttacaaatataacaaaatatcactggCTATTGGTAATAGATTGGGATAGACCATGGTATACTTCTATAATAGAAGTTTATAGCGGTCTACATTGGTGGAGCCAAAAATTTTATATAAGGGGTACTATATGCAATAAAAATATCTATAAATGAATGTAAAAAAGTATTCATAACTTCATAAATGATCTAATTTAGTACATTACAATTTTCATCTACCagttttcatgttttgaaatTGATTCATGATAACTTCAATACCTAACTTATCAGATAAATCTTTTTCAATATAGGCTATAAGACAATCATTCATCTATTGATCTCTCATTCGATTACGCATCGAGTTTTCACAATATGCATAACAGAAAATGTTCACTCTACAGTAGTCGTGGCGACAGGTAAAATCAATGCCAAAGTAAGTAATCTGTAAACTAATGGATAGACCTTGTCTTTATTCGTCATGACTATTTTTACTACAAGATCACATATGCTTTTTAGCTCAACAAACTCAATATTTGAACGCATATCAATAACGTAATTTTGAAGTTGATCCTCAAGCATAGATAAGTTCAATAGTTGAAAAGTTTCTTGTGTAAAATTTCTAATCTTTTTTTCtatgaaaagaaacaaatgaaTTACTCGGATTTAGACATGCCACACAGAGAAACAATTCAGTATTTGTTTTAGTAAAACGATTATTTAATTCTTGAAGTTGCATATCAATGACGACATAGAAAACTTCAACACGATAATGATGTAAATTTGTAACTGGTTGAGATTTTTACCTTTGTCTTCCTCGAATTAGAAATAGGTCATCCATTTTACGGACTTCAATATCATGATTATGGCAGGAATCAGAAACCATACTGAACAACGAATCCCAATCAGGCTCCCTTATTTTTTGCAGTCTTTCTTTACAAATTTGAACTAAATTCATTGCATTCACAATACCTTGATCTTTTCTTTGTAATACTTGAGACATGATTTGTAATTCCCAAGATAATTTTCGTAAAATGTATATGAAAATCAAGGTAAAAAAGATAGAACTGAACTTTTTAGAGTCTATGCTTCATATTTTTGTTCTGAATTTGATCCACCTTGCACAATTGTCTCAAGTACATCAACTATTGAAGAGAACATTGTAATAAAACTCGTTAAAGTGTAGTAATGTGATCCCCATCGAGTATCTCTTGATCGTTTAATCATTATCTTTTGATTTAATCCTCGCCCACTTAATATTTCACCATTATTCAAAAGCTTAAAAAATTTCCATTCTATGTTTCTCTTGTAGAATATCTCAACGTTTTGTTGATGCCCCAATTACATTCAccaaatttgtaacaataaaAAACAGACCAACAATTTCCACATGATTTTTAGCAGTAGCTATAAGAGCTAATTGAAGTTGATGAGAAAAACAATGAATGTAAAAAacacattcattttttttaaaaaaataagtgcTTCCAATCCATTGAACTGACCTTGCATGTTATTTGCTTCATCATATCCTTGTCCTCATAAACTAGCGATGCTTACCCcatgttgagaaaaaaaaagtcgTCTATGGCTTTCTTAAGTGATAGAGAACTTATATCATGGACATGTATGATTCCAACAAATCATTCAATCACATGAACTTTATTCACA
This region includes:
- the LOC120086775 gene encoding uncharacterized protein LOC120086775, with translation MEKGRGSYEENRDYNLIHSNGISVNRTMQNKMEINATSSSEDLSSISLFSGVGYIEHPVSKFDTLAGIAIKYGVEVSDIKRMNALVTDHQMFALKSLQIPTPGKHPSPHLSEDLDIPRKSNCEQDSTRLISFNLLDSFQSLRMKSSALKTPLQATHQTNIPAICEMTAYRKGEFDHLGAHPLLASSPNLRGGRHRKSRSFANGFPFENVEFTDVVTAQNGTTDSIKGGEKRVRRRQKSMADFSTATESISNKTYASNNGDCLSLTRKSLEVRLKGALARTNAAASNGVTEVSKLTPNLTDDLGGDSFMRRSSSTCNLQEVEKGNSSSSMWSTSSWSLKTDLQALSSAKVTKSIFEGLPKPGSTRYKASMD
- the LOC120086327 gene encoding 60S ribosomal protein L44 is translated as MVNVPKTKKTYCKSKECRKHTLHKVTQYKKGKDSLAAQGKRRYDRKQSGYGGQTKPVFHKKAKTTKKIVLRLQCQGCKHVSQHPIKRCKHFEIGGDKKGKGTSLF